ATTGCCTCTCTTTCCTGCAGCGGTCCTCTGTGCAGCGGCGATGGCATGTAGCAACCATTATGAGTACGCCATCGAGGAGTTCTGCCTGGGCAAGTTCAAGCTGGACATGGAAGCTCTGGACCAGGGCCACTGGTGCAGCTGGGAGGACACAGTCGAGTGAGTACTCCACCAGTGCTTCTCATTTCACGTTCTACCATTTCCATCTCCCACAGACCTTCGCAGACCGGTGGAAGGTAACACACACCTCCCCCCACTCAAAGTGCTGAAGCCCAGGGAACACTTTAAGCCTCTTATACTTCCTGCTCCTCTTCCCGGCCTCTTTCGGCTTTGCGAACGTGTCCTACATAGACTCGAGTCCACGCTGTAAAGCCAGCCTTCTAAACCTTCAACGCGTTTCCGAGCGCTCAGGTTCAACACCAGAGTCAGCAACCTCTTAGCAGTGAGCCTCCATGCCGCTGACACTCGTGCATGAATTTTTCAACACTCTGGATAGCAAGGGCAACGAAGGGCAGTTTCCTCTGCTGCTCTGAGAATACCGGCACTTCCACTTTCCCCTTCTACTGTCTGTTACTACAGCCGAGCCTTGAGTGAGCTGTCAGCCGGAGCTCCGGAGTCGTTACCTCCCAAGGGTGCACCGGTCCTAGGTTGCCTCATAACCAAATGCTCATCTGTCTTGTTCGGGGGGGTTGACGGAAAAAGAGCTAATCTAGCTGCTCCACAAAGCACCAGAACTTCCCCTGATACTTCGCCGCTGTTAAAAAGTAGCTTAGTTGCACATAGAGACAAAACCAGCCCTGAGCGTACTCAGGAGCCGCCACGTTCAGGGCACGTCCAGGGGACGGTCAAGAGAAGTGACACTGGTGTACCAGCCAGGCCGACTAAGGCTGCCGTTGTCAGCAGTTCCCTGTCACAAGTGCTCAAGGCAGTCCTCGTCCTCAGTGACCTACCACTCGCCATCCTGTCATCGCCGCAGGCACAGCTCAAACTGCTGACGTGGGGTTTCGGTCAAGTCGTGCTAAGGTCGGGTTAAGTTGGTGTGGAGTAGTTCGCCAGTGCTTCCCAGTCCTAGTCCTGGGCTAATGGATCCACCAGAGCTTCCGAAGTTGTTTCCCCCCCAACGGTGCTCTGATAGTAGGTAGTGCCATTGCTGTAAATAAATTGCTGAGGATGTTGCCATGGAAATACGAGCAGATGGCCAAAAGTActtgggacaaaagtattgtcacgctttacacgtgcatttctggacaagctgggagaGCCCAGAGATGCCATCTCGGAGTGTGGACTGAGGCGTTGGAGTAAACGTGCAGGATTTTACGCAATGGCGCCTCGGGTTAAGCGTCGTTCCGCCGTTCTCGTGAGCACTGTactgtcctgcctgcttcaccagagttacatagtgcagtgagCAGCATGCTGAGCCCAGAGCAGCCAAGATAAAGACGCTATTCTCCTGATTAAAAGTCAggggagcatcagcatgattgtaatgctacatagtgttgctttaagcaCAATCAATAAAGGGTATCTTAGGGTATCTTAGGCAGCTTAACACATCCGCTTTGTGACCACACTACAGTCTGCCCACGCTGCATCCGATCCTTCACCGGCCGCGGTTTACGCCGCAGGTTTACGCAAAGCCGGTTGCAGATGTACAGCTTTTCTTAGGGATTTGCATATTAAGAGGGCTGTTTGGGTCAAATTGGCTCCCTCGCAGCACTGGCCTGCTCTTTTCTGGAGCCGTAAGCTGACCCACAATCAGAAGAGGCTTTTTTCACATCCAGCGGAAAGGTGTGTTCACAAAACCGGCGTCAGTGTTTGCCGTGGAGCTCTCAGGAATTTGCAGAGGCAGCTGTGTGGGAAGCGACTGTTTGTTCGTCGCGTTTGTTGTCACGCTCCCGGGCTATTGCGTCGGCCTCGGCCGTtcggggggggggttgtggtgttgtgtgttcaGAGGAACGAGTCTGCCCCGCTGATACTGTTAATTAGACCAGTCAGTCATGACACACAGCAAGCTCGCTGATGTGTCTCACTTGCCTGAACGTGTCCCCTTAATTAAAAGTTTGGCCTGTTTATCTGGTTTGTTTGCCTCCCCCTTTCAACAGTGAGTCATTTATTATGCTAACCATGAGTAATACTTGCTGTGATGGACAAGGTTGACCTTGACCGTGTTGCGGCTGCAAGCGGCTACAGGCAGAACGTGCCCTGTGGGTAAACGCAAGTCTTGTCTTAGAAAGTTTTCCTCGAGCTTCGAATTAGAAGTTTTGGGTAGACTTTATTTATAAAAGAAGCCACGAGAGCTTTGAGGTTGTGGCTTGGCACACAGATGCAGGCTGGACAAACTTAACTGACGGCCCGAGTGGACAGGGGGAGACAGTAGTGTCCTCGGGCTtagctttctttctctccacgTACCTCCTCATGTGAGCTCTTTTCAAAGCCCTCCTGGAGCATGCTATCCTGATCAGCTCCAGGTGGGGCCCGTTAGGGAGGAGCTCAGCGGCCCACTACTGCTGTAGTCTAAAGTTGGTCAGCCCTCAGCCACCCCCTCACCACTGGCCTGGGACCCTAAGCCATTGCCTGCCTTGCTTGGCGGCAAGCAGCGCCTCGGTGTAGGCTTTCTGGTGGAATCACCGGTGGAACTTCTTCTACTTTGCACCATGTTCTTCTGCATGGGTGAACGAGTGTTCTGCAGTGGACTGGTGCAGGAATAGCCCCTGGACAAGGCCAGTTGTGAGGGGGTGGCTAAGGGATTGACCAACTATAAACCACAGCAGTGGCGACGTCCAAAGTTTGGACTCCACTAACGATCAAGCAGGGTCTGGCCAGAGTCTGTCCAGTTGGGTCAAACAGGAACTGCCTAATGCTTCGACATTAGCATAACAGCTCACTCCCTGCAAAGAGCAttgcttagcactgccggcaaGCTTCCTCCTCGCGTCCAGATGCTGCGCTGCTCTGCTGCGCAGTATGACCCATGGCGTCAGGGTACTCTTTTGGCAAGGCCAAGGTGTGCCGTCGCCAAGCCCTGGCTTCGACACCTCTCAGCCGTTAAAGAGCTCATTGAAATATGCATGGCCCCTGACTCCCACCATGAGCTCATCCACTCGCCTGCTCAATAATGCACAtgagcgcccccccccccccccccccccatcccacaCAGAGGCTGCAGTGGCGACTGGCAAGGCTCTGACTGCTCCAAGGCCAATCAGTTGTGGTTTACCGAGGCTATTACTGCAAGATCAAAGGAGCAGGACACCAGCATGGGTCACCACAATGTGGAACATTGCCGTCCACACAGGCAGACTGCCCTCCCCAGCCGCCCTGCTGTGCACTGGGTCATTTGCAGGCGGACACACTCGGCCTTGACTTTTCCAAGGAAGGCTCTGAACCCAGAAAGAAATGATTGAAAGTAAACCGGCAGAGGCCATTTAACTCCTGCAATATTTTCCCACATGGAGAGAATTAGATTCAGAATGAGCGTAAAAAGGCTCATTGTGCACAACCATATCCCATCTGTTTAATTCAGCCCTCAGCAGCCCACCTTGGGTTTTACTGCTAATGCTGAAATGAATCAGTCGGAAAACGCTGACGTAAATGATGATTGTTATTGTATATTAAATTGTTCGCAGATCAATAAAACACGTATGAATCTTCAGGTTAAAGCAGAGCATCATATTTATCTACGTACATGTACAGGGGCgttgccagggattttgggccccatgaaaagagaTTACCCTGGGCCCCACCACCCCTAGCCAACCCAAACCCTGAAAATGTATCATTAGCATGCTAATCTCCTGATACAGAGAGCTGTAAAATGGACACTCTCTatgctaaaataataaatattaataatatgcaTGTATTTTTatcacaaaacaaacacaagaaGAATTGCATAGATTAGCATGGCTGGTGACATCCCACCTAAATAAAACTAGTAAAACTCATGGTAATGAGATCCGTAGTCATGGCCACGACTTCATTATCTCATTCCCATGACAAGACAATTAAGTCATGACCACCACGACTTACTAAGTTGACTTAGAATCTCGTTATCATGCCTTACTTAGTTGTAGCCACAACTTAATTAATGCATTCCCATGGGTTACTAAGTTGTAActatgacttaattatcttgttcccacccCTTACtggttgtggccatgacttaattattGTTTTGCCATGGGTTACTAAGATGTAGCCACAagttatcttgttcccacaccttactaagttgtggccacaacttaattattTCCCATGGGTTACTAAGTTGTAGctatgacttaattatcttgttcccacaccttactaagttgtggccatgacttaattatttCCCATGGGTTACTAAGTTGTAGctatgacttaattatcttgttcccacaccttactaagttgtAGCCATGacttatcttgttcccacgctTTACAGAGTTGTAGCCATAACCTAATTATCTCACTCCCAcgtcttactaagttgtggcctcGACTTAATTATCGCTTTCCAATGGGTTACTAAGTTGTAGCCATGATTTATCCTGTTCCCACGCTTTACTGACTTGTAGCCATGACCCAATTATCTcttcccatgccttactaagttgtggccacaacttgATTATTGCATTCCCATGgattactaagttgtggccatgacttaattattGCGTTCCCATGGGTTACTTTGttggaacaagataattaagttgttTTATGTGGAATGTCACCAGCAGGGCTCCGTAGTCACCAGAAAAAACAGCACTGGCATTCTAGGGGTGACTAGCTAAACCAGCATTCGACCAACACTAGGCATGTTTCTGTTATGCAGACcaccggtgaaccggcgacacGCCACATAATTTTATGGGTGGGGCTAGAAGGCTGTAgccttgtgacatcacagacctcaataaacacacaccagtTGCTGTAAACACTCGTCTCTGCTGGTCATTAGAACTTCACAAAGCCAGGCCTGAAGTGTAGTCAGCGTGACCTTCCTGCTAACCTCCTAGACTTCAATTAGCCTCTCTAGATTTAGCCGCACTGACTCCACTGGTCTACAAAGCACCAGCTGGCGAaggtctttttcttctcttctgagAGGGCTAAATCTGTCGCCAGTcgaacaaaaggtgagacactCCATTTAGGAATTGTACTCAGAAGAGTCAGAGGCTGGGAGTGAAATATTGGGCGATATTTTTAGCCACGAACGTGCCTCTCAAGAAATCAGCACCCTGCCGGAGAGGCCTTCTCCTTCAGCCGGGTTCCCTAATAAACGCTGCTGAGCTGCTGGAGGCCGATCTCTAGCCCTTGGTTCCGATACCCCCTGCTGGCACTCAATGAGGCGCCACTGTTCTCCACATGGGCTCCATCTGCTCTTGAGAAGAAGCAGCCTTGACTGGCTGCTGTctgatacagagagagagagagagagagaggggctatAATTTCCTGGATCCTTTGCTGCTTTGTGCTTACTTGTTCGTCATGTCATGATGATTATATCCatgaataatacataaataaaaccaaTAAATCTCGTAGGAATGAGATTGTTAGTCATTGCCATACCTAAATTATCTCGTTCCCACGctttactaagttgtggccatgacttaggatCTCATTGTCAAGATAAGGCGTGGGAACAACATAATTAACAATATTACGTCGTGGCCAGGACTTACTAAGTCAACTACGAATCTTgttcccacgccttactaagttgtggccacaactttgGGATCTAGTTCCCACAACTTAGTAACCCGTGGAAGCAAGTTGATTAAGTTAATTAAGTTGGGCACAACTTAGCAAGGTGTGAGAGTGAGATAATTAAGTAGTGGCCACAGTTTAGTAAGACCAGCTCTTGTTCCCGTGCCATACTAAGTTACTTAGGCCACGGCTTTGGGATCTCGGTCCCACGTCTCATTCCTCCTAAATAAAGTTGTGGCCACAATTTAGCAAGGTGTGAGAGTGAGATAATTAAGTAGTGGCCACAAGTTAGTAAACATGGGAACAAGTTTCTAAGTCACGTCCACGGCTTAGTAAGACCAGCTCTTGTTCCCACGACTTATTTAgtcgtggccatgacttaggatCTCGTTCCCATCATTTAGTAACCTGTAAAAGCGAGttaattaagttgtggccactacttagtaaggtgagagagtgagataatTAGGTATTAAGAGTTTAAGAATTAAGTTCTAAGCTCTTGTTCTCATGCCTTACTAAGTCGTAGAAACCCACATAGGTATCCAtcgtagttaggatgttgtgaatataattataatatacatgtgtgtgtgtgtgtgtgtagatgcatCTTGCTTATATATtcctttataaaaaatataaatatatacactcacATTGTAGCCATTTCAAGAAACCTCATTAATTCCTCCGCATATATAAACACAGCAGCTCTATAGCCAACAACATTTTCCTCATTTGCGATTATCATATCTGTATAAGCCACCTgtgggccacacacacacacacacacacacacacacacacacacacacacacacacacacacacacacacacacacacatatccctCCCACTCTGATCCCGGGGCTGGTGAGATTGTTTGcatgcactctgctctgagcgaAACACAGCAGGACAGAAAAACACTTAATGTGACGTTAATGACTTTGATTGAGAGTgcacagtagtgtgtgtgtgtgtgtgtgtgtgagtgcgtttCAGTCGCAGCGGCCTACGCTTCAATATTCCGCCTTTAGTTCTCGGGAAGTGATTAAGATATGGAAGCTTCCATGAACAGCGGAGGTCAAGTGGAGTTCTGGAAGATCAAGAACACTGTCTGAGAGGACTGCTGGTGGGCTGGGTCGGGCGGTATCCACTTTCCATACCGATACACCCCCCTCACCCCCAATACCGCCGTACACTGTATTACCGTATTACGCTCCAGGCTCATCCTGATCctttggtcatttttttcaaactaaaaatgaccaaatacaaTATTCATTTTGCTCACAGGGTGAAGAAGTGAACACCGCCCACTTTAAAATCTGGCACTCTGACCATTACGCGTGTTAACagctgttagcattagcgtagttagcaggataacagtctgctcaccacagaacaaacTTGGGCCTGCCTGACAGACAGCCCACTTGTAAACGTCTAGACGAGAATGAGATCTCAGACAGAAATCTgtttttggatctgtagccactcgctaagctagcctttgcttaatTATCTCAGCTACAGCTCCGCCGAGTCTCAGACAGCCCAGTTTACCTGCCGCTGACCCACTGCTGACCATATAAACCTAGTGTCTGAGAGCGAAGTGGAGTGACTGGTGTATTGGGAGGATCAGAAAGGTGAAATGAGAGACCGGTTCTGCCGGGTTCGGACTCGTAGCCGGCTATCtaagctaactgaggctcaaatcacacctgtttagaggataaggcCTCAGCACAGTCGAGGGAACGGTCTTAGGAGTGTATTTGACCGTTTTCAGGCTTgtttagtagactggctcatccggGTTTGCTTGCTAGGCCTTTCCATTCAAACTGGGCGTCGCTAAACTCGCAGATACAGAGGGCTTGGTTGTTTTccacacctgttttcagagccaAACCGccctcattttgagataccgCCTCACCGCATTACCGCCTGAACCCCCTGGTTCCCGGTTTGACTTGAGGTTTCAGATTCAGCAGACTCTggggtggtggtgcactattctactgtgcagtgactcCTGGCTCTGTTTCTTCATTACAGCATCATTGCTTccccattttttttaaaacgaGCCTCTATAGCTCCCTGCTCTCGCTGTCGAATTGGGATATTGTGCATGGTGGATGTGGCTTCGagtgttgtgatgtcatatcTTAGCTGCATCACCTACCTTTAGAATCTGAAATTGcatctaaaaaaagaaaaaaaaaaaagaaacaaactcCTGGTCTGAAAACCTGGAGGACCTGGTGGTGGGTGCAGTGTCAAGGTTGATAACAATCAGCACAGTCCCATGACCGTGCAGAGCTTTGTCCCCGGCACTCTGCAATCTCTCTGGCTGGCTATATTTAGTGGTGTTAAACCATTTGGAAATTCAATCTGGTGACTTGAACGGGCTCAGAGAAGGTTTTTTAGCAACCAGGcccgtcaaaaaaaaaaacaacaaaacatggATCAGAGTTCTTTATAAAAGGCCAGACTATAAcaatgaactgaaatgaaccCTGAAAAACCCCTGGAAGACCCCTGGAAGCCTTTAGAAAGAGTTAATTGATATATTATGCATATATGAAAACCCCATGCAtatgatatgtagatccaccccttgacaggtgtaGCCTCTGGAACCGATCATGAGCGCTCTTCACTTTAgcagtcagtggttttaatgttgtggctgtaATTGTACACTGTAGATAAGGTTGGCTAACaagctcatgtggggctcacatgggtggaacctGGGCTAGGTGgatccaggtgggcatggggtTGTTAGGCCCAGATGGAACACAGTTAGGCTTCTCAAATATGGcctcattgttacagcccaccctaatcttacatgggtcccatctaggccctgtatgcagtgtacaaccccaTGCATATTACAAATGGACAAACACACTCATATTGGCTGGAATTTAACCTgtgaacacgcacacacatagtggacagtgagcaccaTCACTAAAACccagtcatcaatagcctggtgctctaaccactgagcctcaCTGCCGCCCCACTCCACACCGGTGCCGGCCCGTTAAGGCCTCTTTTGtttccatttgctgtgttgctaaatcaggaccagtaAGTGCAGCATCGTCTTCACAGCGTCGTAACTCAGACAGTGAGTCAGGTACAAAAAAAAGATGGGCGGAGTCTACAGATTCAGAAAACTCGGACCCTATTTCTGCGTTGTGTTATCATCAAGATGTTCTGAGAAACTTCGAGAAACATCACATTTGCCGCGCTGGCGTGTTCTGAGACTTCCCAGGCTGCTGTTACGTCATGTCGAGTGTTTATAGGCCCTCTGTTGGGTCGCACTCTTAGCACAGACAGCTCGTTTCACATGTAAGCAGTTTACTTTGGAACTGAAGCCAAGTGAAGCGCTGCCCAACTAGAGATACGAGAGCGAGAAACGGTGGCTTTCATCCGAACGGTCACTTAAACAGTCTGCTTGAGTGGAAGAGCCTGTCAAAACACGCCGAGACGTTCAGGAGAACTGGCCCTGATGTTTCCTGATGTTCTGAGGGACAACGCTTTCGCGCTCCTCTTCTGGTCTGTTTACCACTTTGTTATTCGGGCCAATTTCTAGTCCAGATGACCCTCGCTCCAGACGTGACAGCAGAAATTACACCAGCCAGTTCTCTAATTCCACAGCCTTCTCCTCGTTTGCCAGGCTAATTATACCATAACAGCACCTGACGGGCCAGTAATGAGACCACCCACGGCCCAACAATTAGATCCCCCAAATCAGCTTTCACACGAGCTATCTTGGCCTGTTCTTGCTGGCGATGGAGGCACCCCAGGGTGTTCTCTGTGATGAATAAGGCCTGCCGGACTGCGGTCCAAGTCTAGATGTCTGACCTCAGTATAAATTCTTGAATGATTCTTTAGGGAACGATTAAAGCGATGCAGTTAgaaattagccataacattaagaccaccagCCTAATATTGAGGAGGACTCCACAAGACGTAAGgtgggtgggacctccatgagcatcagtaagaGCCTTGAGCCCATGACCCTTCCACCAGTTCACCGCTTGTCCTtccttagagcacttttggtgggtactgaccactgcataccaggaacacccctcAAGACCAAggccagatgttttggagatgttctgacctagtcattgtctagaacatcccagtttggttcttgtcgaAGTGTCTCAGATTGTCTCAGcttttccatttttcctgcttcaacacctccatcaccttcaacaACTGACTGTTCATCAATGCTCTTCACTTCAccagtcagtggttttaatgttgtggctgtaACTGTACACTGTAGCTAAGGTTGGCTACCAAGCCAGCCAACCCACTCATGTGGGGCTGACATGGGTGGAACCTGGGCTGGGTGgatccaggtgggcatggggtctaaatgggtttgtacatgtgttgttactgggacccagttgggcttcccaaataggacccatcgttacagcccaccctaatctcacatgggtcctgAGTTGGAGCCTgagtttaacccctcctggtcccatcatcGACcctggggccaacatggaacccatatACAaaacccatacaggccccagaTGGGTGTGCCATCCGTGCTCGGCTGATGTACTCAAAGGCTGAGCCCCAGACGGCGCTGAGCTGTATGAAGCCCTCCCTGTGTGCTCTGCATATATGCATTGgttctgtgcacacacacacacacacacacacacacacacacacacacatacacacacagactggtCCTCATGGACTATAGGCTTTAGTAATGCTCCCCCATCTACCTCTAGGCAACGAGATCCTGTGTGCgtctatgtctgtgtgtgtctatgtgtgtgtgtgtgtgtgtgtagtaatcTCTGagtagcagtaaaatgctcttgTTCTAATTTAGTGAAATATTGGCCATTTGTTTACAGACGCAGGTGTGTTATTGGAAGAGGCCTGTCTAATCACACACTGCCCGCAGCTACTGTACTAATCAATACCCTCACTCCCAGCGTTTacactgagtgagtgagtgaatgagagagagagagagcctgaacACACTCCTTTCATTTCAGCCTCAGTGACTTTCCCCCGATGTAGCTAGAGGGGCTTTGATGGAGTGAAATGACCCTCGCTGATGACAGAGGACATCGTCCACTCTCTGCTCACAACACTGCCCAGCGCGACTGCCAAACTCAGGCCATCTCTCTCGCGTGCacgctctcacactctctctctctctctctctctctgtcactctctctgtcactctctctgtcactctctctctctctctctctctctgtcactctctctctctctctctctctctctctgtcgctctctctctcactcattcgctctctctctcactcactctctctctatctctctccctcgttcTTTCTCTCCTGTCACTTGTTTTCTTactatctctctccttctgtcacTCGATctttcgctcactctctctcactctaaatcactctcttcctctgtcactcattctctcactctcttcatcactctctctctctctctctctcactctctctctctccttctattACTCGTTCTCACGCTTGTACTCCTTTTCACCTTCTGTCACTCcttctctcactatctctcttcctctggCCCATTATTTTTCTCACTCTTTCATTCCGGTCACTCTTTGGTGTTATTTATTCATCGACACCCTGTATTTCTCTCACTCTACCTCTCCTATTACTCTTTCACTCTTCCCTTCCTTCTTTTACTAGATTTTTCACTCTTTCTGTCCCTCATCACTCTTTCCGGCCCCTCCCCATCACTCTTTCTGTCCTCTAtcactttttctgtctctctgacaCTCTGTTTCTCTCACTCTATTTCACTCAtatcactctcacactcacactctttcTTCTTCTGTCAGTTGCTTTCCATCACTCTCACTCTGTTGTtctttttctcactttctcactctttctatcctatcactctctctctctctctccttctgtcactccttcctccatactttctCCCCTACCTTCTGTCACCTGTTCtttttcactctcactctctctcactcttgtcTTTCTCTATcttctatcactctctctctcctgccgtCCCTTTatttttctcactctctgttaTCACTCTTTCTTGCTCTGTCACTctgttttatctctctctcttgtcactccctctccctttctttctctctctctctctctctctctctctcaccctttctctctgATGTTACTTCCTCTCTCCCTTTGTCACTCTCTGattttctctcactctgtcgCTCTCGCACATTCTCACTCTCGGttcactccttctctctctctctctctctctctctctctctctcacctggtCTCACTCTGTCCTTCCTTCTTACTTTCTCTAGTTCTCTGTCCAGTACTCctacccccccccaccacacccCCCCAGCTGTCCACTCTGGTCAGTCTATTAATAACCGCAGCCGGGCCTCGTGCGGAGCGCCTGGCTTGGCCGGCATGCTTTTAATGGTGAGTGCTGTTCCGGGGTGAGCCGGCCGTAGTGGCATTTCCCCTGCAGGGATAAAGATGGCTCAGGGAATGGCAGCCCGAGCTTTCAGAGAGCGCAGAGAGTGCACGGCTCGTTTTCCCCCAACGGAATGCGGGACACCAGCGGGTGTCCGGGGTCACCCCTGACCCCatggagagaggggggaaagggCACCAGAGCGGGACAGAGCTTTTCTAGTAGCTGCTGTTGCGAGGCTGAGCAAACTGTTTGGAGAACGCTGGTACAGGTTCCATAACAGACCATTAAAGCCTGAAGAGCAGGTGTATGCAAtcatttctggacagtagagatacgGTTACTCCGacctatttttaatacccttgatttcagacgaaacactgaatgaacaagcaggtgtcccaatacttttgtccaaatatgtTATTTATGTATATGCTTTAAAAAGTGACTCGTCCAATCAGAACTTTCCAATTAacgctctctttttcttcattcTCGGGAAGGTTTTACGGGGAGCTGACGAACTGCACGTTCCTGGTGGCGCTGAAGATGAACTGCTTCTGGCCCAACAGGCTGGTGGACGAGTTCTTCATCCGCGTGCACCGGCACTACTTCCATGACTGCTCCCTGACGGGCCGGCTGCTTCACGACCCGCCCAACCGCATCCTGGGGCCTTTCATCGTAGTGCCGATTCTCGTCACTCTGCTCATGACCGCCCTGGTGGTGTGGAGGAGTAAGCGCAGCGAAGGCATCGTGTAGGCCCGCCCTAAAGGGCTGCCAAAGTGCCCCACTTCCCCGCGACGACATGCCCCGAGACGTCCCGAGAGCACACAGTAgtacgctgctgctgctacagcCTAGAGACCTATTTTTTGCGACGGATTGCTTGTATCTCACGGACTGCTTGAAC
The genomic region above belongs to Salminus brasiliensis chromosome 8, fSalBra1.hap2, whole genome shotgun sequence and contains:
- the ramp1 gene encoding receptor activity-modifying protein 1; its protein translation is MGLSSASVSSLCLITAVLCAAAMACSNHYEYAIEEFCLGKFKLDMEALDQGHWCSWEDTVEFYGELTNCTFLVALKMNCFWPNRLVDEFFIRVHRHYFHDCSLTGRLLHDPPNRILGPFIVVPILVTLLMTALVVWRSKRSEGIV